A stretch of the uncultured Desulfobacter sp. genome encodes the following:
- a CDS encoding cytidylate kinase family protein, giving the protein MSVITISRGSYSRGKEVAEKVASELGYECISRDILLEASEEFNIPEIRLVRALHDAPSVLERYTHGRERYVSYVRKSLLQHIRKDNVVYHGLAGHYFLPDLPNVLKIRIISDIEERVKEEVRRENISEEKARYILKKDDDERRKWGLRLYGIDTWDSKLYDMVINIKSLSVEDAADLICGTVRKPNFQTTPESEKILDDALLAAKVHAALVKLSPKSIVTADDGVVNIGDPEASMGNEIRTIAENIEGVKEVIINVHKKTDDHHAVNPFHNI; this is encoded by the coding sequence ATGTCCGTTATCACCATCTCAAGAGGTTCTTACAGTCGCGGAAAGGAAGTTGCTGAAAAGGTAGCCTCCGAACTGGGGTATGAATGTATTTCCCGTGATATTCTGCTGGAAGCATCTGAAGAATTTAACATTCCAGAGATCAGACTGGTCAGGGCGCTTCATGACGCACCGTCCGTTCTTGAAAGATACACCCACGGCAGGGAACGCTATGTAAGTTATGTCCGCAAATCACTTCTGCAGCATATCCGCAAAGACAATGTAGTTTATCACGGCCTGGCGGGTCATTATTTTTTGCCGGATCTTCCCAATGTCCTGAAAATCAGGATCATATCCGATATAGAAGAACGTGTGAAAGAAGAAGTCAGGCGGGAAAACATTTCCGAAGAAAAAGCACGTTATATTTTAAAAAAAGATGATGATGAGCGAAGAAAATGGGGCCTGAGACTATACGGAATTGATACGTGGGACAGTAAACTTTATGATATGGTCATCAACATAAAAAGCCTCTCAGTTGAGGATGCAGCAGACCTGATCTGCGGGACGGTTCGAAAACCCAACTTTCAAACTACACCCGAATCAGAAAAAATCCTTGATGATGCCCTTCTTGCCGCAAAAGTCCATGCCGCTCTTGTAAAATTATCCCCGAAAAGCATTGTTACGGCCGATGACGGCGTTGTAAATATCGGTGACCCGGAAGCTTCCATGGGAAATGAAATAAGAACTATTGCTGAAAATATCGAAGGTGTTAAAGAAGTTATTATAAACGTTCATAAAAAAACCGACGACCATCATGCCGTTAATCCATTCCACAACATATAA
- the selB gene encoding selenocysteine-specific translation elongation factor, translating into MDNIILGTAGHIDHGKTSLIKALTGIETDRLKEEKERGITIELGFASLDLPNGQHVGIVDMPGHEKFVKNMVAGSSGIDVVVMVIAADEGVMPQTREHMEICNLMGISHGMIALTKTDLVDEDLLELAMDDIQDFILDTFLEDKPIVPVSSATGQGLDDFLTTLEQICTQIPPRKFSSIFRLPVDRVFSMKGFGTVITGTLISGQVSVGQDIMVFPRKITSKVRGLQVHSSSVETAVAGTRTAINFQGLDREAVFRGDVLSTPGALIESYMVDAQFHYLKSNAKPAKARTRVRFHSGTSEILGYMVLLDRETLLPGETAPVQFRLESPVCCIKDDRYVIRSYSPVRTIGGGAILNPVSQKYKLKDKAIIEGLADLVEQDDEKTIAFFLSIKGYSGLTINELRVMTNVPDKKLAAALQKMLAQQEAVLTDKEKQIYVHGSVFDEFKEKVLERLTAYHQENPLKEGMPAQELKSKFQYVDDARFFNILFNRLEKDNLIVLDKNLVKLSGFKVALQVDQHEIKEKIADIYKKSGLTPPFFRTICQDLEIDQKTGKDVMRMLIDEKQVVKTKDDLFFDADVVSDLETKLIEFLKANEKITTPQFKEMIGISRKYIIPLIEYFDAIHLTIRVEDHRQLRKKLT; encoded by the coding sequence GTGGACAATATAATTCTGGGAACAGCAGGACACATTGATCATGGAAAAACCAGCCTGATCAAGGCATTGACAGGCATTGAAACGGATCGTCTCAAAGAAGAAAAAGAACGCGGCATCACCATAGAACTCGGGTTTGCCTCCCTGGATCTTCCCAACGGGCAGCACGTCGGCATCGTGGATATGCCCGGTCATGAAAAATTTGTGAAAAACATGGTGGCCGGATCTTCGGGCATCGATGTGGTGGTCATGGTCATTGCGGCAGATGAAGGCGTCATGCCCCAAACCCGGGAGCACATGGAGATCTGCAATCTCATGGGCATCAGCCACGGCATGATCGCCCTGACCAAAACAGATCTTGTGGATGAAGACCTGCTGGAACTGGCCATGGACGATATCCAGGATTTTATTTTGGACACCTTCCTTGAAGATAAGCCCATCGTACCTGTATCTTCTGCCACAGGCCAGGGGCTGGACGACTTTTTAACCACCCTTGAACAGATATGCACACAAATCCCGCCCAGGAAATTTTCTTCCATTTTCCGGCTGCCCGTGGACCGGGTATTTTCCATGAAAGGGTTCGGTACGGTCATCACCGGGACCCTGATTTCAGGCCAGGTGAGTGTGGGCCAGGATATCATGGTGTTTCCAAGAAAAATCACATCAAAGGTACGGGGGCTGCAGGTGCATTCCAGTTCGGTGGAGACTGCCGTGGCCGGTACCCGGACAGCCATCAATTTCCAGGGTCTTGACCGGGAAGCCGTATTCAGAGGCGATGTACTCTCCACGCCGGGGGCTTTGATCGAAAGCTATATGGTGGATGCACAGTTCCATTACCTGAAAAGCAATGCCAAGCCTGCCAAGGCCCGGACACGGGTACGGTTTCATTCAGGCACAAGTGAAATACTCGGCTATATGGTCCTGCTGGACAGGGAAACACTTTTGCCCGGGGAGACGGCACCGGTTCAGTTCCGCCTGGAATCCCCGGTCTGCTGTATCAAGGATGACAGATATGTTATCCGATCCTATTCCCCTGTCAGAACCATCGGGGGCGGTGCCATCCTCAACCCGGTGTCCCAGAAATACAAGCTTAAGGACAAGGCCATCATTGAAGGACTTGCCGATCTTGTTGAACAGGATGATGAAAAAACCATTGCCTTTTTTCTATCCATCAAAGGATATTCCGGGCTGACCATAAATGAGTTGCGGGTCATGACCAATGTGCCGGATAAAAAACTGGCAGCCGCCTTGCAGAAGATGCTTGCACAACAGGAAGCAGTCCTCACGGACAAGGAGAAGCAGATCTATGTCCACGGCTCTGTTTTTGATGAATTTAAGGAAAAAGTACTGGAACGGCTGACCGCCTACCACCAGGAAAACCCCCTAAAAGAAGGCATGCCCGCCCAGGAGTTGAAATCCAAATTTCAATATGTGGATGATGCCCGTTTTTTCAACATCCTGTTTAACCGCCTGGAAAAGGATAACCTCATTGTTCTGGACAAAAACCTTGTGAAACTTTCAGGATTCAAGGTGGCCCTGCAGGTAGACCAGCATGAAATCAAAGAAAAAATTGCTGATATCTATAAAAAATCCGGCCTGACCCCACCCTTTTTCCGCACCATATGCCAGGACCTGGAGATAGACCAGAAAACAGGCAAGGATGTAATGCGGATGCTCATTGATGAAAAACAGGTGGTCAAAACAAAAGACGATCTTTTTTTTGACGCCGATGTTGTCAGTGATCTTGAAACAAAACTCATTGAATTTCTCAAAGCCAATGAAAAGATCACCACACCCCAATTCAAAGAAATGATTGGCATTTCAAGAAAATATATCATCCCTCTGATTGAATACTTTGACGCCATACACCTGACCATACGGGTTGAAGACCACCGGCAGTTAAGGAAAAAACTGACCTGA
- a CDS encoding DNA repair exonuclease, translating to MFKFIHAADIHLDSPLRGLSRYESAPVDAIRDACRRAFQNLVDLAIEEKVAFVLLAGDLYDGDWKDYSTGIFLSRQMGRLNQHNIKVFCVAGNHDAANRMTKALDTPSNMKILSAAKMETVKLEELSVAIHGRSFKTRHVDENLAAGFCSAQKDMFNIGLLHTSLDGREGHANYAPCSLDDLVSRGYQYWALGHIHKQEIVAKDPFVVFPGCIQGRHIKETGPKGCVLVTVEDKTVKDIEKISLDVLRWTQTQIDLTDIGDRRDILEIIRQAISQEQISADNRPLAMRLKLIGATKLSDQLAAFPESFEQQIKAIGAETAGDQLWIERVENNTQGKYDLDTTLADGNTRGKLLKSIISTPDNLDQIAGIEDKIAELRQKLPPQAFGPDSILDLNHEQTIKRITREAKKMLIGRLLSTRGNDEN from the coding sequence ATGTTTAAATTCATTCACGCAGCCGATATTCATTTAGACAGTCCATTGCGCGGGTTGTCACGATATGAGTCCGCCCCTGTTGATGCCATCAGAGACGCGTGCAGAAGAGCCTTTCAAAATCTGGTGGACCTTGCCATAGAAGAAAAGGTGGCTTTTGTACTTTTAGCCGGCGATCTTTATGACGGAGACTGGAAAGACTACAGCACAGGAATTTTTTTAAGCCGGCAAATGGGGCGCTTAAATCAACACAATATAAAAGTGTTTTGTGTCGCAGGAAATCATGACGCCGCGAATCGAATGACCAAAGCCCTGGATACGCCTTCAAACATGAAAATTCTTTCTGCCGCAAAAATGGAAACGGTGAAGCTGGAAGAATTGTCTGTTGCCATTCATGGGCGAAGCTTCAAAACACGGCATGTTGACGAAAACCTTGCAGCCGGATTTTGTAGTGCCCAAAAAGACATGTTCAATATAGGACTGCTTCATACCAGCCTTGACGGCCGTGAAGGACACGCCAACTATGCGCCGTGTTCCCTGGACGATCTTGTTTCAAGGGGTTATCAATACTGGGCATTAGGCCATATCCACAAACAGGAGATCGTTGCTAAAGACCCTTTTGTTGTATTTCCCGGATGCATACAAGGCCGCCATATTAAAGAGACCGGCCCCAAAGGTTGTGTTCTTGTCACCGTTGAAGACAAAACCGTAAAGGACATTGAAAAAATTTCCTTAGATGTCCTGCGATGGACGCAAACCCAGATTGATCTGACCGATATTGGCGACCGCCGGGACATCCTGGAAATAATCAGACAAGCCATTTCGCAAGAACAGATATCGGCAGATAACAGGCCCCTTGCCATGAGATTAAAACTGATCGGGGCAACAAAGTTGTCTGATCAACTTGCCGCTTTTCCGGAAAGTTTTGAACAGCAGATCAAAGCGATTGGGGCTGAAACCGCAGGAGACCAACTTTGGATTGAGCGCGTTGAAAACAACACCCAGGGAAAATATGATTTAGACACAACATTGGCCGATGGCAATACACGTGGAAAACTACTCAAGTCAATCATTTCAACACCAGATAATCTTGATCAGATAGCAGGTATTGAAGACAAAATCGCAGAACTTAGACAAAAACTGCCCCCACAGGCATTTGGACCTGACAGTATTTTAGATCTGAACCATGAGCAAACCATCAAACGAATCACCAGGGAAGCCAAAAAAATGCTGATCGGCAGACTGCTTTCAACCAGGGGAAACGATGAGAATTAA
- a CDS encoding AAA family ATPase: MRINRLDFMAFGHFTKKSLDLSEGDLGLHIIYGDNEAGKSTSLRALIGWLFGIQTRSKDNFLHANPTLRIGGELQLLNGQKFEFIRRKGNKDTLLEYGSNAPLDEDRLTRFLPAGIDEPLFTKLWGIDHGRLIAGGQELLEQSGDLGQALFSAAMGTANLRKILEEMQNSALDIFKPRGSKALLNKAISDYKETQKRMREATLPVSNWKALQQQLSQFNTDISAIEQKISEKNKQKNRLERINRVKGALAQRRNYLTKIEELGTVLLLPHDFADQQKTASDTRQNALNLKERLEAKINVLNTESMSLSVREDLLKNENTILMLYKNLGAVEKTIEDRPRQDGKRRLLRNEAENRLKGIRPDMGLDDADELRPLLNNKRWILGLVKKNSLLVQKQAGLNATLNDLLYEQKALKHRLEDISQSQIDLTQLKASIVLARKAGDIEQRLEDVTLQAAQENAAWKNEFDRLGNYHGSADALLSMILPVFETIDRFEKENDEILEQSKTAFRKKQELEYEKRETEQELNALLLKEDIPQIADLEACRKDRDLGWELIKQKYIRQMDISDTLLTYSQKSDLPSVYEKKIRQADDISDRLRMNADQVVKRAEMEAKIAGITSQINDLSRVVEKFKKEQADFNIRWRHLWKPLNIIAGTPREMKQWLLKAERVIEKIQTAKAVSANKKKLSDAYDQLKELISNQISQFDPLQTTQDKRLEAMLSLCEQRLEQEQDARDKRREIESSLKESQMRLKRTQDDLKTVKNDLMAWSDEWRTAIDGLSLNPDMHPETAIETFDNLVLFFQKFDESEALGKRIYGMDKVKQDFHNKVHEFAEHIKFITDEQDAVTIAARLHRDLNAAREARASLIKIKDQLDEKMQELKETNITIRHSQEKLIDLQKQARVETIDALSDACEKSNHKRALRKSIEALEQELNRNGDGLSIEQLEEELNHCDIDALDGEIEKISIALKELQLQRDNLRDQRQTIQNEIDEKDGSALAANLSAQTEEHLAGIAQYAEHYLRFQIGALILEQQIENYRKQNQAPVLGRAGELFSKLTLGSYAHLRDELDSSGKPMLLGVRPDNHEVAIAGMSEGSRDQLYLALRLATLEQHIKREEPMPFVVDDILIGFDDDRTRVCLEVLAQLSTNIQVLLFTHHRRVLELANNCNESTMIFEHRLS, translated from the coding sequence ATGAGAATTAACCGCCTCGACTTCATGGCTTTCGGCCACTTTACAAAAAAATCCTTGGACCTGTCCGAGGGTGATTTGGGATTACATATTATTTACGGAGATAACGAAGCCGGGAAAAGTACATCATTAAGGGCGTTGATTGGTTGGCTCTTCGGCATTCAAACCCGGAGCAAAGACAACTTTCTTCATGCCAATCCAACGCTGCGGATAGGCGGAGAATTACAGCTTTTAAACGGTCAAAAATTTGAATTTATCAGGAGAAAAGGAAACAAGGACACCCTGCTTGAGTACGGCAGCAACGCGCCTTTAGATGAAGATCGGCTCACACGCTTTCTTCCTGCCGGCATTGATGAGCCTTTGTTCACTAAACTGTGGGGTATTGACCATGGCCGGTTAATTGCCGGTGGTCAGGAACTGTTGGAGCAATCCGGGGATCTTGGCCAGGCGTTATTCAGTGCTGCTATGGGGACTGCGAATCTTAGAAAAATTCTGGAGGAGATGCAGAACAGTGCGTTGGATATCTTTAAACCCCGGGGATCTAAGGCGCTATTAAACAAAGCCATTTCAGATTACAAAGAGACCCAGAAACGGATGCGTGAAGCCACCCTGCCCGTTTCCAACTGGAAAGCGCTGCAACAACAGCTATCACAATTTAATACCGACATCAGCGCGATTGAACAAAAGATTAGTGAGAAAAATAAACAAAAAAACCGCCTGGAAAGAATCAATCGTGTTAAAGGCGCCCTGGCCCAACGTCGAAACTATCTGACAAAAATTGAAGAATTAGGCACCGTGCTGCTGCTGCCGCACGATTTTGCAGACCAGCAGAAGACGGCCTCCGACACACGTCAAAATGCATTGAATTTAAAAGAACGCCTGGAAGCCAAAATCAACGTCTTAAATACAGAGTCCATGTCTTTGAGTGTCCGGGAAGATCTGCTTAAAAATGAAAATACCATCCTGATGCTTTACAAAAATCTTGGTGCTGTTGAAAAAACAATTGAAGACCGGCCCAGACAGGATGGGAAAAGACGATTGTTGCGCAATGAGGCCGAAAACCGGTTAAAGGGTATCCGGCCTGACATGGGATTAGATGACGCAGATGAACTCAGGCCCCTTCTTAACAATAAAAGATGGATCTTGGGATTGGTTAAAAAAAACAGCTTATTGGTACAAAAACAGGCAGGATTAAACGCCACACTAAATGATCTGCTGTACGAACAAAAAGCACTTAAACATAGATTGGAAGATATTTCGCAAAGTCAAATTGACTTAACGCAGTTAAAAGCATCTATTGTCCTGGCACGTAAAGCAGGAGACATTGAACAACGTCTGGAAGATGTGACACTACAGGCCGCACAGGAAAACGCGGCCTGGAAAAATGAATTTGATAGATTAGGCAACTATCATGGCAGTGCAGACGCGTTGCTGTCTATGATTTTACCGGTTTTTGAGACCATAGACCGGTTTGAAAAAGAAAACGATGAGATCTTAGAACAATCCAAAACTGCATTTCGTAAAAAACAAGAACTGGAATATGAAAAAAGAGAGACTGAACAGGAATTAAACGCGCTGCTTTTAAAAGAAGATATCCCCCAGATCGCTGACCTGGAGGCATGCCGTAAAGACCGAGATCTTGGATGGGAACTAATAAAACAAAAATATATCCGGCAAATGGATATCAGCGACACGCTTTTGACATATTCACAAAAGTCAGATTTGCCATCGGTTTATGAAAAAAAAATCCGGCAGGCCGATGATATATCAGACCGTCTGAGGATGAATGCAGATCAGGTGGTTAAACGGGCGGAAATGGAAGCAAAAATTGCCGGCATTACGTCTCAAATCAATGACCTGTCCAGGGTTGTTGAAAAATTCAAAAAGGAGCAAGCTGATTTTAATATCAGGTGGCGTCACCTTTGGAAGCCGTTAAATATTATTGCCGGCACCCCCCGGGAAATGAAACAGTGGCTGCTGAAAGCAGAAAGGGTGATCGAAAAAATACAAACGGCAAAGGCTGTTTCAGCCAATAAAAAAAAATTATCTGACGCGTACGATCAACTAAAGGAATTGATTTCAAATCAGATATCCCAATTTGATCCGCTGCAAACAACCCAAGACAAGCGCCTTGAAGCCATGCTCTCATTGTGTGAACAGCGACTTGAACAAGAACAAGACGCGCGTGACAAGCGTCGCGAAATAGAGTCATCCCTGAAAGAGTCTCAAATGCGTCTAAAACGAACCCAGGATGATCTCAAAACGGTTAAAAATGATTTAATGGCATGGTCCGATGAGTGGAGAACAGCAATAGACGGTTTAAGTCTCAACCCCGATATGCACCCGGAAACTGCCATAGAAACATTCGACAATCTGGTGTTGTTCTTCCAGAAATTTGATGAGTCTGAAGCGCTGGGCAAAAGAATTTACGGTATGGACAAGGTAAAGCAGGACTTTCACAACAAAGTTCATGAATTTGCTGAGCATATTAAATTCATAACAGACGAACAGGATGCAGTGACCATTGCAGCGCGGTTACATCGAGATCTGAATGCTGCGCGTGAAGCCCGGGCAAGTTTAATCAAAATCAAAGATCAACTTGATGAAAAAATGCAGGAACTCAAAGAGACCAACATTACCATCCGTCATTCACAGGAAAAGCTTATCGATTTACAAAAACAAGCCAGGGTCGAGACGATTGATGCACTTTCCGACGCCTGTGAAAAATCAAACCATAAACGAGCGCTGCGCAAAAGTATTGAAGCACTTGAACAGGAGCTCAATCGCAATGGTGACGGCCTGAGCATTGAACAACTGGAAGAAGAATTGAACCATTGTGACATCGACGCCCTGGACGGTGAAATTGAAAAAATATCCATTGCACTAAAAGAGCTTCAACTTCAAAGAGACAACCTACGCGATCAGCGACAGACCATCCAAAATGAAATCGACGAGAAAGATGGCAGTGCGTTGGCAGCCAACCTGTCGGCACAAACTGAAGAGCACTTGGCCGGCATAGCGCAATATGCTGAACACTACCTGCGTTTCCAGATCGGTGCACTCATCCTTGAACAGCAGATAGAAAACTACAGAAAACAAAACCAGGCGCCTGTGTTAGGCAGAGCAGGTGAATTATTTTCCAAGCTGACATTGGGGTCGTATGCCCACCTGAGAGACGAACTTGATTCGTCAGGAAAGCCAATGCTGCTTGGGGTACGACCGGACAATCACGAGGTGGCCATAGCCGGCATGAGCGAAGGGTCCCGGGACCAACTATATCTTGCCCTGCGCCTGGCGACCCTTGAGCAGCATATAAAAAGGGAGGAGCCCATGCCCTTTGTTGTAGATGATATCCTTATCGGGTTTGACGATGATCGAACCCGTGTCTGCCTGGAAGTGCTGGCCCAATTATCAACAAACATTCAAGTGCTGCTTTTCACCCACCACCGACGGGTATTGGAATTGGCAAACAACTGTAATGAAAGTACTATGATTTTTGAACACAGGCTTTCTTAA